ACGCCGGTAGCTACGTAATTAACAAGAAGGGGGCCACTGAGTACGGGCCTGCCTTTGCTATTTCCAACACAGTGAAAACCATCATAAACGATGAAAAGAGAATACTAACCCTCACCACATTTTTAGATGGTGAAATAGACGAAGTAAGTGATGTGTGTCTGGGAGTACCTGTTAAATTAGGTATAAATGGAGTAGAAAGAGTAATCAGTGTCAAAATGACTGATAATGAACTGGAAGATTTTAAAACTGCTGCCAAAGTGGTTAAAAAATCCACAGAAGAAGTAATGGCCTCACTGGACGAAGATGTTAAGGATTAAGGCTTTTTTTGATTGAATTTTTTATTAATCCTTTCTAATTTTAAAATTAAATAGTGCTCCCTATACTAAATACAAAAAACTTAAAAAAAAGATATTTGGGGGTTAATTGAACCCGGTTTGGGTTTAACCCAATATGTTTTATTTATTCAACCGCTTTGAGGTTCAGTCTGTGTGTTAGGTTGTAATGTTGGTTTGGGTATTGGTTTGAGTATTGGGTTGTGTGTTAGATTGGGTGTTGGTAGCTGTATTCTTGGTTGTAGTGGTTTTAGCGGTGTTGGTTTTGTAGTAGGATGAGGTTGAGCTGTCATCTTCATAATTACTACCGGCATCACTGGAACTGTTGGTTATATTAAGGGTGAAATTTCCAGCAGAATTCATTATACCCGTGAAATAACCTCCAACAAATCCTCCGGCGAGTACAACGACTAGTAATACTGCTACCCAATTGATAGGTATTTCTCTCATATATAGTCACTCCATAATCTGCATGAATGGATATTAAAATTTAGATATCCCTGTATCCTGAATAATTCTCTTTAATGTTAGTCGTGAAAATTAGGATATTTCAGTTGCAATATACTTTTACCACACCCTTTAATAAGCTTATCCCCATTTTAAGATTAAATTTTAGGGGGTAAATTATCCTGTTTATGAATATTACCCGGTTAAATTAGGGGTGGAAATTTTTTAAATCATTGTTTTTCAAAAATAATTGTTCTCCAAGTTATATTTTTGCGGATTAATCTCTATTTTTATCTGTTTAAAAGTAGTTTTAAGGTTTAGAGTAGTCTAAGTTTAAAGTATGTTTATTTTTTCTTGAAAATAAGAATTCAAAGAATAAAAAAAATAAGGGAAGGTTATTCAATTCCCTCTATTGTTCTCGGTTAGGTTATCCCTAATTTTGCTGATGGTGCCCTAAATAGGGCTTTTTGCACCCTTGAATAGGAATTACCCTGTCTGCGGTGTTTCGGAAAGATAGTTATAGACAAAAGCTGCTAAAACTGCCCCTACTATGGGCCCTATGATGTATATAGGGAAGTAGGCCCACAGATTGGAACCTCCCAGAAGTAGATCTCCCAGGTAAGGTCCAAAGGTCCGGGCAGGGTTGAGTGATGCTCCGGTTATGTTCCCCAGGGTGGTGATAGCACCGGCAACAGTTAAACCAATTATCAGTCCGGCAAAACCAGGAGGTGCATCCCTATCCACTGCCACTCCCATTATAGCCAGCATTAGTATGAAAGTTCCAATAGCTTCGGCCACTATGGCCTGCAGGTAACCGATACCCTCAAAGGGCGCTGTGGCACCTAAACCTCCCGTGGTTACTGCTCCCATTCCAATGATGTAGGCCAGGGCCAAACTGGCCAGGGCTGCTCCTATAAGTTGGGCTACCACGTAGGGCACAACATCCCGTGATGGGAATTTTTTCACGGACCACAGGGCAATGGTAACTGCCGGGTTAATATGACAACCCGATACCTTTCCAAAACCATAAATACACGCTGAAATAGCTAATCCAAAAGCCAGTCCTATGGCTAGCCAATCACCAAGCCCTCCCAGCGCACCTATTCCAATGTTAAATGAATTGGGTGGTGTTTGACCTTGACTTATCATCAGGGTAATGATGGCAGCACCGGTACCAAAAAAGACAAGGATAAATGTTCCAATAAGTTCGGCTACTGATCTTTTCATTAAAGAAACCATCTTATTTACCCTCCTTTAGGTTCTCCTTTTTTAAGGGCTGTTGCACAGTATTTACATAGTATTCTAGGCAGGGTTTCCTCTACTTTCTCTGCAGGGAAAGGATATCCCCCTGTCCATAATTCAGTTTCCTGACGAATGGCATGATCCATACACAGCCCCATACCACATACTATGCAGATGGCCACGGCATCGGTGGATTTACCCTCCTCAGCACAAATATAACACTTCATTTTTTACCCCCTGAAAATTTTAGTTTAATCTAAAAATGGAAGATCAGTGACCCAAGGGGGTCACTTAAATACTGATTTAAACTGCTTCTCTCCACTGGCAGTGGTTGTGTCGGAAGTCTACCAGGGTTGCTGCTGCGCAGTTTTTACAGGTCCTTGCTGGTGAAGCAGGACTTTCTTTGTGCAAGGCTATGATGTTGGTCATCAGGGTGGCGGTTACTGGTTCACTGGTGAGCAGGCAGGGGTAATCAGCCAGTCTCATGAGAGATGAGAAACGGACGGTGATGGCACAGGCCGGGTAAGTATAGCGCTGCGGATTCATTATCACTTCATTCTGGTGTATTGGTTCCAGGTCAACTTCAAATCCAGCTAATTTGGGTACTAGTTTACCAGAAGACCCGTTGAGTAGTTTGCGGGCCTGGTCTATGTGGCCCCATCCCCGGTAGATCATGTCCATGAAGTCACT
This Methanobacterium formicicum DNA region includes the following protein-coding sequences:
- a CDS encoding MIP/aquaporin family protein yields the protein MVSLMKRSVAELIGTFILVFFGTGAAIITLMISQGQTPPNSFNIGIGALGGLGDWLAIGLAFGLAISACIYGFGKVSGCHINPAVTIALWSVKKFPSRDVVPYVVAQLIGAALASLALAYIIGMGAVTTGGLGATAPFEGIGYLQAIVAEAIGTFILMLAIMGVAVDRDAPPGFAGLIIGLTVAGAITTLGNITGASLNPARTFGPYLGDLLLGGSNLWAYFPIYIIGPIVGAVLAAFVYNYLSETPQTG
- a CDS encoding DUF2180 family protein, whose amino-acid sequence is MKCYICAEEGKSTDAVAICIVCGMGLCMDHAIRQETELWTGGYPFPAEKVEETLPRILCKYCATALKKGEPKGG